From one Streptomyces sp. CA-210063 genomic stretch:
- a CDS encoding serine/threonine-protein kinase, with translation MAQDPQGAPGKEELPEIPGYRIDSLLGSGGMGRVYLGTSPSGRQVAVKVIRGNLAHQPDFRHRFRREVTAARQVSGAFTAPVVDADPDADPPWMATLFVPGQPLDQRIKQGPTLGAEELYRLATGLAEALRDIHRAGIVHRDLKPANVLLAADGPRVIDFGIVRAADTDMPTGTGITVGTPPFMSPEQIRAQKDVGPRSDIFALGSVLTYAASGHVPFDATDVYAVAYQLVHEPPDLEGVPDWLLPVVESCLAKEPADRPDADKLLALLQSTSYPAALDSPDTFVLRSPASGSPAPPVRTGAGSAATPPPRRRRRLVAVAAAVVAVATLSGGLLYGLRGGEDGGGGGSDSAGSPSGKPSRTARAVTQPEGSAPYASTQSGSGGFTFTYHDSPERRPDGWRRWQYNLQNSDCVYADSSLVCVGDRTVRIDAATGRELWRTDEASSYGQNTPVVVGDTAIVNIGDRVVGLSLADGEVKWRYAMALLTQRLIGDGERVYVVDHGGLVQAVDARTGREAWSLQARTVPEAGTGHPPALRVVGDRLYAFTGVTVDGLGEDFVTVFDTGSGKRVAAFKLSASCEPGSQALLEEDDATRLYCIAVNDETAESALLSQDLAPGAKGVRIEVDATLGGGQIGAPELSVTPGRVLFMAPTQTGGELVAVDTVERTELWRRPMPGLGPADAPPVQAGDRVYVANTREVAVFESRTGELLYQHSVPSVEDASGVETGLDTEPMVAGGIVYVPSTRVGWMALDTEAAEER, from the coding sequence ATGGCCCAGGATCCTCAGGGCGCTCCGGGCAAGGAGGAGCTGCCGGAGATCCCCGGCTACCGCATCGACTCCCTCCTCGGGTCGGGCGGCATGGGCCGGGTCTATCTCGGCACGTCGCCCTCGGGCCGCCAGGTCGCCGTCAAGGTGATCCGCGGCAACCTCGCTCACCAGCCCGACTTCCGGCACCGTTTCCGCCGTGAGGTGACCGCCGCCCGTCAGGTCAGCGGCGCCTTCACCGCGCCGGTCGTGGACGCCGACCCGGACGCCGACCCGCCCTGGATGGCGACCCTGTTCGTGCCGGGGCAGCCGCTGGACCAGCGCATCAAGCAGGGGCCCACTCTGGGTGCCGAGGAGCTGTACCGCCTCGCCACCGGCCTCGCCGAGGCGCTGCGCGACATACACCGCGCCGGAATCGTGCACCGCGACCTCAAGCCGGCCAACGTCCTGCTCGCCGCCGACGGCCCCCGGGTCATCGACTTCGGCATCGTGCGCGCCGCCGACACCGACATGCCCACGGGCACGGGGATCACGGTGGGCACCCCGCCGTTCATGTCGCCGGAGCAGATCCGCGCCCAGAAGGACGTCGGGCCACGGAGCGACATCTTCGCGCTGGGCTCGGTGCTGACGTACGCGGCGAGCGGCCATGTGCCGTTCGACGCCACGGACGTGTACGCGGTGGCGTACCAGCTGGTCCACGAACCCCCCGACCTGGAGGGGGTGCCCGACTGGCTGCTGCCGGTGGTCGAGAGCTGCCTGGCCAAGGAGCCGGCCGACCGCCCGGATGCGGACAAGCTGCTCGCCCTCCTGCAGAGCACGTCCTACCCGGCCGCCCTCGACTCCCCGGACACCTTCGTGCTGCGCTCACCGGCGTCCGGCTCTCCGGCGCCGCCCGTGCGCACGGGCGCCGGCTCCGCCGCCACTCCCCCGCCCCGGCGGCGCCGGCGGCTCGTCGCCGTGGCGGCCGCGGTGGTGGCGGTCGCCACGCTGTCGGGCGGACTGCTGTACGGGCTGCGTGGCGGCGAGGACGGCGGCGGGGGCGGTTCGGATTCCGCCGGGAGTCCGAGTGGGAAGCCCAGCCGGACCGCCCGCGCCGTCACACAGCCGGAGGGGTCGGCCCCGTACGCGAGCACGCAGTCCGGCTCGGGCGGCTTCACGTTCACGTACCACGACAGCCCCGAGCGCCGCCCGGACGGCTGGCGGCGGTGGCAGTACAACCTCCAGAACAGCGACTGCGTGTACGCCGACTCGTCCCTGGTGTGCGTCGGCGACCGGACGGTCCGGATCGACGCCGCGACCGGCAGGGAGCTGTGGCGGACGGACGAGGCCTCGTCGTACGGCCAGAACACGCCGGTCGTCGTCGGCGACACCGCGATCGTCAACATCGGCGACCGCGTCGTCGGTCTCTCGCTCGCCGACGGCGAGGTGAAATGGCGCTACGCGATGGCGTTGCTCACGCAGCGGCTCATCGGCGACGGCGAGCGGGTGTACGTGGTCGACCACGGCGGGCTGGTCCAGGCCGTGGACGCGCGCACGGGCCGGGAGGCCTGGTCGCTGCAGGCGCGCACCGTCCCCGAGGCCGGCACCGGGCATCCGCCCGCGCTGCGGGTCGTCGGCGACCGGCTCTACGCGTTCACCGGCGTGACCGTCGACGGGCTCGGCGAGGACTTCGTCACGGTCTTCGACACCGGCAGCGGCAAGCGGGTCGCCGCGTTCAAGCTGTCCGCGTCGTGCGAACCCGGCAGCCAGGCGCTGCTCGAGGAGGACGACGCGACTCGGCTGTACTGCATCGCGGTGAACGACGAGACCGCGGAGAGCGCCCTGTTGAGCCAGGATCTCGCGCCGGGCGCCAAGGGCGTGCGCATCGAGGTCGACGCGACCCTGGGCGGCGGTCAGATCGGGGCGCCCGAGCTGTCGGTGACGCCGGGCCGGGTGCTGTTCATGGCTCCCACCCAGACGGGCGGCGAACTGGTCGCCGTCGACACGGTCGAGCGGACCGAGCTGTGGCGCAGGCCCATGCCCGGACTGGGCCCGGCCGACGCACCGCCCGTCCAGGCCGGTGACCGCGTCTACGTCGCCAACACCCGTGAGGTCGCCGTCTTCGAGTCGCGCACGGGCGAGTTGCTCTACCAGCACAGCGTGCCGAGCGTCGAGGACGCCAGCGGTGTGGAGACGGGCCTGGACACCGAGCCGATGGTGGCGGGCGGCATCGTCTACGTCCCCTCGACCCGGGTGGGCTGGATGGCGCTGGACACCGAGGCCGCCGAGGAGAGGTGA
- the aroA gene encoding 3-phosphoshikimate 1-carboxyvinyltransferase — protein sequence MALVDIPGSKSITARALFLAAAADGVTTLVRPLRSDDTEGFAEGLVRLGYRVGRTPDAWHVDGRPQGPAVAEADVYCRDGATTARFLPTLAAAGHGTYRFDASAQMRRRPLAPLTRALRDLGVDLVHEEAEGHHPLRIAANGVTGGDVTLDAGQSSQYLTALLLLGPLTRDGLRVKVTDLVSEPYVDITTAMMRTFGADVRREADTYVVAPGGYRATTYAVEPDASTASYFFAAAALTGTEVTVPGLGTGALQGDLRFVDVLRRMGARVDVAADRTTVTGTGELRGLTVTMRDISDTMPTLAAIAPFASGPVRIEDVANTRVKECDRLEACAENLRRLGVRVTTGPDWIEIEPGTPVGGTEIKTYGDHRIVMSFAVTGLRAPGITFDDPGCVRKTFPGFHEAFAGLPLLSRP from the coding sequence ATGGCCCTCGTCGACATCCCCGGTTCCAAATCCATCACCGCCCGCGCCCTGTTCCTCGCGGCGGCGGCCGATGGCGTCACCACCCTCGTACGCCCCCTCAGGTCCGATGACACGGAGGGCTTCGCGGAGGGTCTGGTCCGCCTCGGCTACCGCGTCGGCCGCACCCCGGACGCCTGGCACGTCGACGGCCGCCCGCAGGGCCCGGCGGTCGCGGAGGCGGACGTGTACTGCCGCGACGGCGCGACGACCGCCCGCTTCCTGCCCACCCTGGCCGCCGCCGGCCACGGCACCTACCGCTTCGACGCCTCCGCCCAGATGCGCCGCCGCCCCCTCGCCCCGCTGACCCGCGCCCTGCGCGACCTCGGCGTCGACCTGGTCCACGAGGAGGCCGAGGGCCACCACCCCCTGCGTATCGCGGCCAACGGTGTCACCGGCGGCGACGTCACCCTCGACGCCGGCCAGTCCTCCCAGTACCTGACCGCCCTGCTCCTCCTCGGCCCCCTCACCCGCGACGGCCTCCGCGTCAAGGTCACCGACCTGGTCTCCGAGCCGTACGTCGACATCACGACGGCGATGATGCGCACCTTCGGCGCCGACGTCCGCCGCGAGGCCGACACCTACGTCGTCGCCCCCGGCGGCTACCGCGCCACGACCTACGCCGTCGAACCCGACGCCTCCACCGCCAGTTACTTCTTCGCGGCGGCCGCGCTGACCGGTACCGAGGTCACCGTCCCCGGCCTCGGCACCGGCGCCCTCCAGGGCGACCTGCGCTTCGTGGACGTACTGCGCCGGATGGGCGCGCGGGTGGACGTGGCCGCCGACCGCACGACGGTCACCGGCACCGGCGAACTCCGCGGCCTGACCGTCACCATGCGCGACATCTCCGACACCATGCCCACCCTCGCCGCGATCGCCCCCTTCGCCTCCGGCCCGGTCCGCATCGAGGACGTGGCGAACACCAGGGTCAAGGAGTGCGACCGCCTGGAGGCCTGCGCGGAGAACCTGCGACGGCTGGGCGTACGGGTCACCACCGGCCCCGACTGGATCGAGATCGAGCCCGGCACCCCCGTCGGAGGCACGGAGATCAAGACGTACGGCGACCACCGCATCGTCATGTCCTTCGCCGTGACGGGACTCCGGGCGCCCGGAATCACCTTCGACGACCCCGGCTGCGTACGGAAGACGTTCCCGGGCTTCCACGAGGCGTTCGCGGGGCTTCCGCTACTCTCCCGGCCATGA
- a CDS encoding peptidase E, whose protein sequence is MTASEPTIVATSGGHRLGDRTRVTFHSLVHHAVELSGVNGRRPKVMYVGTAVGDSEHMTARMSEAARVAGFDLTPLALFPMPNIEDVESAVLDQDVVWVMGGSVANLLAVWRVHGLDRIFRRAWESGVVLSGVSAGSICWFRGGTTDSFGPRLRPVNDALGYLPYGNGVHYDSDAGRRPLVHRLVADGTLPESHCTDDGVGLVYRGTRLVEAVTELPGKGAYIVRREGDSATEERVEPRALPEPRR, encoded by the coding sequence ATGACTGCCTCCGAGCCCACCATCGTCGCCACCTCGGGCGGTCACCGTCTCGGTGACCGCACCCGGGTGACCTTCCACTCACTGGTGCACCACGCGGTGGAGCTGTCGGGGGTGAACGGGCGGCGCCCGAAGGTCATGTACGTCGGTACGGCGGTCGGCGACTCCGAGCACATGACCGCGCGCATGAGTGAGGCGGCGCGGGTGGCGGGCTTCGACCTGACGCCCCTCGCGCTCTTCCCGATGCCGAACATCGAGGACGTCGAGTCGGCCGTCCTCGACCAGGACGTCGTCTGGGTCATGGGCGGCTCGGTCGCCAACCTGCTGGCCGTCTGGCGCGTCCACGGCCTCGACCGGATATTCCGGCGCGCCTGGGAGTCGGGCGTCGTCCTCAGCGGCGTCAGCGCGGGTTCCATCTGCTGGTTCCGGGGCGGCACGACCGACTCCTTCGGGCCTCGACTCCGGCCGGTGAACGACGCGTTGGGGTACCTCCCGTACGGCAACGGCGTCCACTACGACAGCGACGCGGGCCGGCGGCCCCTGGTGCACCGCCTCGTCGCCGACGGCACCCTGCCGGAAAGCCACTGCACGGACGACGGGGTCGGCCTCGTCTACCGCGGTACGCGGTTGGTGGAGGCCGTGACCGAACTCCCGGGGAAGGGTGCCTACATCGTGCGGCGGGAAGGCGATTCGGCGACCGAGGAGCGCGTGGAGCCCCGCGCCCTGCCTGAGCCTCGCCGCTAG
- a CDS encoding MHYT domain-containing protein gives MQGTVDGFSYGAVTPVAAYVMACLGAALGLRCVVRSIYNERSWKPGWLALGAASIGCGIWTMHFIAMIGFRVKESPIHYDVGLTVLSLVVAVTVVGVGVFAVGYRGVSTATLCSAGGVTGLGVAAMHYLGMAAIQFNGYIQYDIAVVALSVVIAIIAATAALWAAVSIRGFLTSLGASLVMGVAVSGMHYTGMAAVGVHLHGTTGGTVTGESPTSILLPMLIGPIIFLLLAGVVVMFDPMLVLGEGDWDRSAAAGQRDREAPRHPWRPDRPDVPLPHPVHDTPGSLFDPAVRRPSQQPESAGRRIQQW, from the coding sequence ATGCAAGGCACGGTCGACGGTTTCAGCTACGGTGCGGTCACCCCAGTGGCCGCCTATGTCATGGCATGCCTGGGCGCGGCGCTCGGACTGCGCTGCGTCGTCAGGTCGATCTACAACGAACGGTCCTGGAAGCCCGGTTGGCTCGCCTTAGGGGCGGCCTCCATCGGCTGCGGCATATGGACGATGCACTTCATCGCGATGATCGGCTTCCGCGTGAAGGAGAGCCCGATCCACTACGACGTCGGGCTGACCGTGCTCAGCCTGGTCGTGGCCGTCACCGTCGTCGGTGTCGGGGTCTTCGCGGTGGGCTATCGCGGCGTCAGCACGGCCACGCTCTGCTCGGCGGGGGGTGTCACCGGGCTCGGGGTGGCCGCCATGCACTACCTGGGCATGGCCGCCATCCAGTTCAACGGCTACATCCAGTACGACATCGCCGTCGTCGCCCTCTCCGTCGTCATCGCCATCATCGCCGCGACCGCCGCGCTCTGGGCGGCCGTGTCGATCCGGGGCTTCCTGACGAGCCTGGGGGCCAGCCTGGTCATGGGGGTCGCCGTGTCCGGGATGCACTACACGGGGATGGCCGCGGTGGGGGTGCATCTGCACGGCACGACCGGGGGCACGGTCACCGGGGAGTCGCCCACGTCGATACTCCTGCCGATGCTGATCGGGCCGATCATCTTCCTGCTGCTGGCGGGGGTCGTGGTGATGTTCGACCCGATGCTCGTGCTGGGGGAGGGGGACTGGGACCGGTCGGCTGCCGCCGGGCAGCGCGACCGTGAGGCACCGCGACACCCGTGGCGCCCCGACCGCCCCGACGTGCCGCTCCCCCACCCGGTCCACGACACCCCCGGCTCGCTCTTCGACCCGGCGGTCCGCCGGCCCAGCCAACAGCCAGAGAGCGCTGGGCGCCGCATCCAGCAGTGGTGA
- a CDS encoding sugar phosphate isomerase/epimerase family protein produces the protein MKLAFSTLGVPGLPIADVVRLAVTHGYHGVELRAHPEEPVHPGIGPGERAEVAAEFKAAGIEILGLAGYARVAAPGEDGPVLDEIRELLDLARDLGAPFVRVFPGADLAGGQSADEADVIAARRLGTAAEDAADRGVRILLETHDSHRTGADAIRVLGPVGHGSVGSLWDVMHTWLGGEQPAESYAALSPFLGYVQVKDIASPDDTTPLPLGAGVLPLGECVELLSRKGWDGWLCWEYEKRWYEGAAPLPELLAAGREHLGRLLNDAA, from the coding sequence ATGAAGCTCGCGTTCTCCACCCTCGGTGTCCCTGGCCTCCCCATCGCCGACGTCGTACGGCTCGCCGTCACCCACGGCTATCACGGTGTCGAGTTGCGCGCGCATCCCGAGGAGCCGGTGCACCCGGGGATCGGGCCCGGGGAGCGGGCCGAGGTCGCCGCCGAGTTCAAGGCGGCGGGCATCGAGATCCTCGGCCTCGCGGGGTACGCGCGGGTCGCGGCGCCGGGCGAGGACGGCCCGGTACTGGACGAGATCCGCGAACTGCTGGACCTCGCAAGGGACTTGGGCGCACCCTTCGTCCGCGTCTTCCCCGGCGCCGACCTCGCCGGCGGCCAGAGCGCGGACGAGGCCGACGTGATCGCGGCCCGGCGGCTCGGGACGGCGGCGGAGGACGCGGCCGACCGCGGCGTACGCATCCTGCTGGAGACCCACGACTCCCACCGCACCGGCGCCGACGCGATCCGTGTGCTCGGCCCGGTCGGCCACGGCAGCGTCGGCTCCCTCTGGGACGTGATGCACACCTGGCTCGGCGGCGAACAGCCCGCCGAGTCCTACGCCGCCCTCTCCCCGTTCCTCGGCTACGTCCAGGTCAAGGACATCGCCTCCCCCGACGACACCACCCCCCTCCCCCTCGGCGCGGGCGTCCTTCCGCTCGGCGAGTGCGTCGAACTCCTCTCCCGCAAGGGCTGGGACGGCTGGCTCTGCTGGGAGTACGAGAAGCGGTGGTACGAGGGGGCCGCGCCGCTGCCGGAGCTGCTGGCGGCCGGACGGGAGCACCTCGGGCGGCTCCTCAACGACGCGGCGTAA
- a CDS encoding FAD-dependent oxidoreductase: MQQKQPKQQSYWIESAPQEGAYPALDGDLIVDVAVVGAGIAGISTAWELARSGRRVALLEADRVAAGVTGHTTAKVTALHTLIYDRLRRTRGAEAAGLYARSQTEAIRHAAALVAELGIACDWEDTAAYTYAEDERRVPELRAEAEAAREAGLPAEFVTETELPFPVAGAVRVEEQAQFHPRKYLLALVDDLVRQGASVHERTRVVRLKEGGPCRLTTDAGFTVIAGDVVVATHYPVFDRALLFTRLSPRRELVLTAPIPADADPHGMYITQEQRTRSARTAPYGDGRRLLIVTGEHFTPGTADVDERFGLLADWALERFGPLDFTHRWATQDNDSTDSVPLVGPFHAGSRHTWVATGFGGWGMSGGIMAGRLLAAQITGHKAPWSDLYDPRRVLSAVREAPSFIKHQAQVARHFVGDRLAPAGESSVDAIAHGDGAVVRVGGHHCAVHRDDDGTLHSVSARCTHLGCLVAFNRTERAWECPCHGSRFDPDGRILHGPATKPLERRDI, encoded by the coding sequence ATGCAGCAGAAGCAGCCGAAGCAGCAGTCGTACTGGATCGAGAGCGCCCCGCAGGAGGGCGCGTACCCGGCGCTGGACGGAGACCTGATCGTCGATGTCGCGGTCGTGGGGGCCGGGATCGCGGGGATCAGTACCGCCTGGGAGCTGGCCCGGTCGGGGCGGCGCGTGGCGTTGCTGGAGGCGGACCGGGTCGCGGCGGGGGTCACGGGGCACACGACGGCCAAGGTGACCGCGTTGCACACGCTGATCTACGACCGGCTGCGGCGGACCCGGGGCGCCGAGGCGGCGGGGCTGTACGCGCGGTCGCAGACGGAGGCGATCCGGCATGCCGCCGCGCTGGTGGCGGAGCTGGGGATCGCGTGCGACTGGGAGGACACGGCGGCCTACACCTACGCCGAGGACGAGCGGCGGGTGCCGGAGCTGCGGGCCGAGGCGGAGGCCGCGCGGGAGGCCGGGCTGCCCGCCGAGTTCGTGACGGAGACGGAGCTGCCGTTCCCGGTCGCGGGGGCGGTGCGGGTCGAGGAGCAGGCGCAGTTCCATCCCCGTAAGTACCTGCTGGCCCTGGTCGACGATCTGGTACGGCAGGGCGCGTCGGTCCATGAGCGGACCCGGGTGGTGCGGCTGAAGGAGGGTGGGCCGTGCCGGCTGACGACCGACGCGGGGTTCACGGTGATCGCCGGGGATGTCGTGGTCGCCACGCACTACCCCGTCTTCGACCGGGCGCTGCTCTTCACCCGGCTCTCCCCGCGCCGCGAACTCGTGCTCACCGCGCCGATCCCGGCCGACGCCGATCCGCACGGCATGTACATCACCCAGGAGCAGCGCACCCGCTCGGCGCGGACCGCCCCGTACGGGGACGGGCGACGGCTGCTGATCGTCACCGGCGAGCACTTCACCCCGGGCACCGCCGACGTCGACGAACGGTTCGGGCTCCTCGCGGACTGGGCACTCGAGCGTTTCGGGCCGCTCGACTTCACCCACCGCTGGGCCACCCAGGACAACGACTCCACCGACTCCGTCCCGCTCGTCGGCCCCTTCCACGCGGGCAGCCGGCACACCTGGGTGGCGACCGGCTTCGGCGGCTGGGGGATGAGCGGCGGCATCATGGCCGGGCGGCTGCTCGCCGCGCAGATCACCGGGCACAAGGCTCCGTGGAGCGATCTGTACGACCCGCGCCGGGTGCTCAGCGCGGTGCGGGAGGCGCCGAGCTTCATCAAGCACCAGGCCCAGGTCGCCCGGCACTTCGTCGGCGACCGGCTCGCCCCGGCCGGGGAAAGCTCCGTCGACGCCATCGCGCACGGGGACGGTGCGGTCGTCCGGGTCGGCGGCCACCACTGCGCGGTCCACCGCGACGACGACGGCACCCTCCACTCCGTCTCCGCCCGCTGCACCCACCTCGGCTGCCTCGTCGCCTTCAACCGCACCGAACGCGCCTGGGAATGCCCCTGCCACGGCTCCCGCTTCGATCCGGACGGCCGGATCCTCCACGGTCCGGCGACGAAGCCGTTGGAGCGGCGCGACATCTGA
- a CDS encoding CDGSH iron-sulfur domain-containing protein, producing the protein MPNVPAERHVPAERRRVTLQRPGPLLVEGPVEVTLEDGTTVSSDRFCVALCTCRRSRIYPWCDTSHRRRAGADDPPRAQPPPT; encoded by the coding sequence GTGCCGAACGTCCCCGCTGAACGCCACGTCCCGGCCGAACGCCGCCGCGTCACCCTCCAACGCCCCGGCCCGCTGCTGGTCGAGGGGCCGGTCGAGGTCACGTTGGAGGACGGGACGACCGTGTCGTCGGACCGCTTCTGCGTGGCCCTGTGCACCTGTCGCCGCAGCCGGATCTACCCGTGGTGCGACACCAGCCACCGGCGCCGGGCCGGTGCCGACGACCCGCCCCGCGCTCAGCCGCCGCCCACCTGA
- a CDS encoding iron-containing redox enzyme family protein has translation METGVASPVLPESRGRVSAAVVRCLRRTGAPPDARQIAGADPFGDDLQLALYLCYELHYRGFADVDADLEWDPELLRCRAALEWPFLEALRDRATRHESAREALDELLVEPAGGGEGGVGDFLQDEGELWQLREYAALRSLYHLKEADPHAWVLPRLWGRAKAGMAAIEFDEFGGGRAERVHARLFADLMTDLGLDPAYGRYVDAAGAEALALVNLMSLFGLHRALRGALVGHFAAVEITSSPGSRRLARAMRRTGAGAAAEHFYDEHVEADAVHEQVVRREVVAGLLEEEPQLDPDVAFGVDATNHLEDALAERLLGAWRAGRSSLRTPV, from the coding sequence ATGGAGACCGGGGTGGCAAGTCCGGTGCTGCCGGAGAGCAGGGGGCGGGTTTCGGCTGCGGTCGTGCGGTGTCTGCGGAGGACGGGGGCACCGCCCGACGCCCGGCAGATCGCCGGGGCCGACCCCTTCGGCGACGATCTCCAGCTCGCCCTCTATCTCTGCTACGAGCTGCACTACCGGGGCTTCGCCGATGTCGACGCCGACCTCGAATGGGACCCGGAGCTGCTGCGGTGCCGGGCGGCCCTGGAGTGGCCGTTCCTCGAAGCCCTGCGCGACCGGGCGACGCGGCATGAGAGCGCCCGCGAGGCGCTGGACGAACTGCTCGTGGAACCGGCGGGCGGGGGCGAAGGCGGCGTCGGTGACTTTCTGCAGGACGAGGGCGAGCTGTGGCAGCTGCGGGAGTACGCGGCCCTGCGCTCGCTGTACCACCTGAAGGAGGCCGACCCGCACGCCTGGGTGCTGCCCCGGCTGTGGGGGCGGGCGAAGGCGGGGATGGCCGCGATCGAGTTCGACGAGTTCGGCGGGGGCCGGGCCGAGCGGGTGCACGCGCGCCTCTTCGCCGACCTCATGACGGACCTGGGGCTCGACCCCGCGTACGGCCGCTACGTGGACGCCGCCGGTGCCGAGGCGCTCGCCCTCGTGAACCTGATGTCCCTCTTCGGCCTGCACCGCGCCCTGCGGGGCGCCCTCGTGGGGCACTTCGCGGCGGTCGAGATCACCTCCTCCCCCGGCTCCCGACGGCTCGCCCGCGCGATGCGGCGGACCGGGGCCGGCGCCGCCGCCGAGCACTTCTACGACGAGCACGTCGAGGCCGACGCCGTACACGAGCAGGTCGTACGGCGGGAGGTCGTCGCCGGTCTGCTGGAGGAGGAGCCGCAGCTGGACCCCGATGTGGCCTTCGGCGTGGACGCCACCAACCACCTCGAGGACGCCCTCGCCGAGCGGCTCCTCGGAGCGTGGCGGGCGGGCCGGTCGTCACTCCGCACGCCCGTCTGA
- a CDS encoding CsbD family protein, giving the protein MAAKGKSKGNMDKIKGKAKEMSGKVTGDREQQVEGKMEQARGDAKKMKGKAQERVEETQRSAKRDRT; this is encoded by the coding sequence ATGGCCGCCAAGGGCAAGAGCAAGGGCAACATGGACAAGATCAAGGGCAAGGCCAAGGAGATGTCCGGGAAGGTCACCGGCGACCGCGAGCAGCAGGTCGAGGGCAAGATGGAGCAGGCGCGCGGCGATGCCAAGAAGATGAAGGGCAAGGCGCAGGAGCGCGTCGAGGAGACGCAGCGTTCGGCGAAGCGCGACCGTACCTGA
- a CDS encoding LacI family DNA-binding transcriptional regulator: protein MTVTLADVAARAQVSPATVSRVLNGNYPVAASTRERVLKAVDELEYVLNGPASALAAATSDLVGILVNDIADPFFGIMAGAIQSEIGGPGGRAGGERLAVVCNTGGSPERELTYLTLLQRQRAAAVVLTGGAVEDPVHLAAVGNKLRKLAEAGTRVVLCGRPPAPEAIAITFDNRGGGQQLTEHLIGLGHRRLGYIAGPEERTTTRHRLEGHRAALAAAGIEDDPGRTVYGRYDRLSGYEATLELLRRDPSLTAVVAANDTVALGACAALRDSGLRIPDDVSVAGFDDLPFSIDAVPALTTVRLPLSEAGARAGRIAMGREEPPPGGIATVRGELMVRGSSGGPREA, encoded by the coding sequence ATGACTGTGACCCTGGCGGACGTGGCGGCCCGCGCGCAGGTGTCGCCCGCGACCGTCTCCCGGGTGCTCAACGGCAACTATCCGGTGGCCGCGTCCACGCGCGAGCGGGTGCTGAAGGCCGTGGACGAGCTGGAGTACGTCCTCAACGGCCCCGCGAGCGCGCTCGCCGCCGCCACCTCCGACCTCGTCGGTATCCTCGTGAACGACATCGCCGACCCCTTCTTCGGGATCATGGCCGGTGCCATCCAGTCCGAGATCGGCGGGCCGGGCGGGCGCGCGGGCGGGGAGCGGCTGGCCGTGGTGTGCAACACGGGCGGCTCCCCGGAGCGCGAGCTGACCTATCTCACGCTGTTGCAGCGCCAGCGCGCCGCGGCGGTCGTCCTCACGGGTGGGGCCGTCGAGGACCCGGTGCATCTGGCCGCCGTCGGCAACAAGCTGCGGAAGCTGGCGGAGGCCGGTACGCGCGTGGTGCTGTGCGGGCGGCCGCCCGCACCGGAGGCCATCGCGATCACCTTCGACAACCGGGGCGGCGGGCAGCAGCTCACCGAGCACCTGATCGGGCTCGGGCATCGACGGCTCGGGTACATCGCCGGGCCGGAGGAGCGGACCACCACGCGGCACCGGCTGGAGGGGCACCGGGCGGCACTGGCCGCGGCCGGCATCGAGGACGATCCCGGACGGACCGTGTACGGGCGCTACGACCGGCTCTCCGGGTACGAGGCGACGCTGGAGCTGTTGCGGCGGGATCCTTCTCTGACGGCCGTGGTCGCGGCCAACGACACGGTGGCGTTGGGGGCTTGTGCGGCCCTGCGGGATTCCGGGTTGCGGATTCCGGACGATGTCTCCGTGGCCGGTTTCGATGATCTGCCGTTCAGTATCGACGCGGTACCCGCGCTGACGACCGTGCGGTTGCCGTTGTCGGAGGCGGGAGCTCGGGCGGGGCGGATCGCGATGGGGCGGGAGGAGCCGCCGCCGGGCGGGATCGCCACGGTTCGGGGGGAGTTGATGGTGCGGGGGTCGAGCGGGGGGCCTCGGGAGGCTTGA